One window of Mediterraneibacter gnavus ATCC 29149 genomic DNA carries:
- a CDS encoding IS3 family transposase, which translates to MKTKELPVKTGATLLDINRTSVYYKGMPISQEELDCKSIIDRLHTDNPAWGARQLSAQLKKRGHQVGRRKTRRYMNEMGIDPIYPKMNLSKRMRQAKVCPYLLRNAVIDRPNQAWSIDITYIPIKRGFLYLTAVIDWYSRCIVGWEVDDTLDTRMVITALKKAFIVAKPVILNSDQGCQFTSNEYMNFLKENQIRQSMDGKSRWADNIMIERWFRSFKYEEAYLTQYNNIREARKAIGKYVHTYNFERCHSALNNQTPASCYYPILLLDDHAA; encoded by the coding sequence TTGAAGACTAAAGAACTTCCAGTTAAAACAGGAGCTACACTTCTTGATATCAATCGTACCAGTGTTTATTACAAGGGCATGCCCATATCTCAGGAGGAGTTGGATTGCAAATCGATCATAGATCGATTACACACGGATAATCCGGCCTGGGGAGCACGACAACTGTCTGCTCAACTGAAGAAGCGTGGGCATCAGGTTGGTCGCCGGAAAACGCGCCGTTATATGAATGAAATGGGGATTGATCCAATTTATCCAAAAATGAACCTTTCTAAACGTATGCGACAGGCTAAAGTCTGCCCGTATCTGCTACGTAACGCCGTTATCGACCGTCCAAATCAGGCATGGTCAATCGACATTACATACATCCCCATTAAGCGTGGATTTCTGTATCTGACCGCTGTGATTGACTGGTACAGCCGCTGTATCGTTGGCTGGGAAGTCGATGATACTCTGGATACCAGAATGGTCATAACTGCGTTAAAAAAGGCGTTTATAGTGGCAAAACCTGTTATCCTGAATTCAGATCAGGGCTGTCAGTTTACAAGCAATGAGTACATGAATTTCCTCAAAGAGAACCAGATCCGTCAAAGCATGGATGGTAAAAGCCGGTGGGCTGACAATATCATGATTGAACGATGGTTCCGAAGCTTCAAGTACGAGGAAGCATATCTGACCCAATATAACAATATCAGAGAAGCACGGAAGGCAATCGGTAAATATGTGCACACTTACAACTTTGAACGTTGTCATTCTGCACTCAATAATCAAACACCGGCATCCTGCTATTATCCGATTCTGTTACTGGATGATCATGCAGCCTAA
- a CDS encoding ATP-binding protein, which produces MDYTARYGLEFNPFLKNSKEVLVETQEYKEVLFRLDYLLTTKGFGLLTGSAGRGKTTAVRNWASGLNTSLYKVMYSSLSTLTVNDFYRNLATELGAQPAFRKTDNFKSIQDEINRLVLEKRQTPVIIIDEANYIGNAVLNDLKMPFNFEMDSKDRAVVLLSGLPQLNSTLRL; this is translated from the coding sequence ATGGATTATACTGCAAGATACGGATTGGAATTCAATCCTTTCCTGAAAAACTCAAAGGAAGTCCTCGTAGAAACACAGGAGTACAAGGAGGTTCTGTTCCGGCTGGACTACCTGCTTACCACAAAAGGTTTCGGGCTCCTCACCGGAAGCGCCGGAAGGGGAAAGACCACCGCAGTCAGGAACTGGGCTTCGGGACTGAACACTTCCCTTTATAAAGTGATGTATTCCAGTCTTTCCACCCTGACCGTAAATGATTTTTACCGGAACCTTGCCACTGAGCTCGGAGCCCAGCCTGCATTCCGCAAGACCGATAACTTCAAGAGCATCCAGGATGAGATCAACCGTCTCGTACTTGAAAAACGACAGACGCCTGTCATTATCATAGATGAAGCGAACTATATCGGAAACGCAGTGCTCAATGACTTAAAAATGCCGTTCAACTTTGAAATGGATTCCAAAGACCGGGCAGTTGTTCTTCTTTCTGGTCTGCCACAGCTCAACAGCACCCTGCGCCTATAG